In Juglans microcarpa x Juglans regia isolate MS1-56 chromosome 4S, Jm3101_v1.0, whole genome shotgun sequence, a single window of DNA contains:
- the LOC121263276 gene encoding probable protein phosphatase 2C 59 produces the protein MGYLNSVLSSSSQVHAEDAPVCGGGLSQNGKFSYGYASSPGKRSSMEDFYETRIDGVEGEIVGLFGVFDGHGGARAAEYVKQNLFSNLIRHPNFISDTKSAIADAYNHTDSELLKSENSQNRDAGSTASTAILVGDRLLVANVGDSRAVICRGGNAIAVSRDHKPDQTDERQRIEDAGGFVMWAGTWRVGGVLAVSRAFGDRLLKQYVVADPEIQEEKIDSSLEFLILASDGLWDVVSNEEAVELVKPFQDPEQAAKRLMQEANQRGSADNITVVVVRFLVNQGGSSHSNSG, from the exons ATGGGCTATCTCAATTCTGTGCTCTCATCTTCAAGCCAGGTTCATGCCGAAGATGCACCCGTATGCGGCGGGGGCCTCAG TCAGAATGGAAAATTCAGCTATGGATATGCAAGCTCTCCAGGGAAAAGGTCTTCAATGGAAGATTTTTATGAGACACGAATTGATGGTGTTGAAGGGGAGATAGTTGGCCTGTTTGGAGTCTTTGATg GTCATGGGGGCGCCCGAGCTGCTGAATATGTCAAGCAAAACCTTTTTAGTAATTTGATCAGGCATCCAAATTTTATTTCTGACACTAAATCAGCTATAG CTGATGCATACAACCATACTGACTCAGAGCTTCTGAAATCAGAAAATAGTCAGAACAGAGATGCTGGATCAACTGCTTCCACTGCCATCTTAGTTGGCGACCGTTTGCTTGTTGCAAACGTTGGGGACTCGAGAGCAGTAATTTGTAGGGGTGGTAATG CCATTGCTGTTTCTCGTGATCACAAGCCAGACCAAACTGATGAGCGGCAACGGATTGAGGATGCAGGTGGATTTGTTATGTGGGCTG GAACTTGGAGAGTTGGAGGAGTTCTTGCTGTTTCTCGCGCATTTGGTGATAGGCTCTTGAAGCAATATGTGGTTGCTGATCCAGAAATTCAG GAGGAAAAGATTGACAGCTCCCTTGAGTTTCTTATCCTTGCTAGTGATGGACTCTGGGACGTTGTCTCAAATGAG GAGGCTGTTGAGTTGGTTAAGCCATTTCAAGACCCAGAACAGGCAGCGAAGAGGCTGATGCAGGAAGCGAATCAGAGAGGTAGCGCAGATAATATTACCGTTGTTGTTGTTCGTTTCTTGGTCAATCAAGGGGGTTCCTCTCATAGCAATTCTGGGTAA
- the LOC121262690 gene encoding ATP-dependent DNA helicase PIF7-like, translated as MSSDFQTSVATSADIRTKVLRSISSTLESMGKDINMFHLIEHDVSFDQNETESREINDEFAVLIPEEDLMASMSLNPEQQHAYESILQKVLLNESAAFFIDGPGGTGKTFLYKALLATVRSRNLIALATASSGVAASILPGGRTAHSRFKIPLDLDKNSTCCVSKQGALARLLRLAKLIIWDEAPMSRKECMQALDKMLRDITDSRLPFGGKIIVFGGDFRQVLPVIRKGTRQEEVNASLASSYLWSTLTKISLSENMRARFDPNFSNYLLQVGNGTTPITIENKIKIPSEMLIPYKNDVESLDDLIDAVFQDIGSYSENLSEMTNRAILTPKNNSVDEINTILIQRFPGTVTQYYSFDETIDTSEQGIMEDFLNTLTPNGLPPHELLLKKNCPIMLLRNVNPSEGLCNGTRLICRNFERNIIDAEIAVGHHTGKRVFIPRIPFLPNADDNSALSRAKTSASVKVLIRPVSTHDCEEAETNNIVYRELLTLAYPS; from the exons ATGTCAAGCGATTTCCAAACAAGTGTTGCAACATCAGCAGATATTAGGACAAAAGTCTTACGAAGCATCTCTTCTACACTTGAATCGATGGGAAAagacataaacatgttccatttAATAGAACATGATGTTTCTTTTGATCAGAATGAAACTGAATCTagggaaataaatgatgaatttgcAGTTTTGATACCAGAAGAAGATCTTATGGCTTCGATGAGTCTTAATCCTGAACAACAACATGCATATGAATCAATTTTACAGAAAGTCCTTCTAAATGAATCTGCTGCATTCTTCATTGATGGTCCTGGTGGAACAGGGAAAACATTCTTATATAAAGCACTTCTCGCTACAGTGAGATCAAGAAACTTAATTGCTCTTGCAACTGCATCGtctggtgttgctgcatctattTTACCTGGGGGTCGAACAGCACATTCACGCTTCAAAATTCCATTAGATCTCGACAAAAATAGTACTTGTTGTGTAAGCAAACAAGGTGCTCTTGCCAGATTGTTACGTCTTGCAAAGTTAATCATATGGGATGAAGCACCTATGTCTAGAAAAGAATGTATGCAagcattggataaaatgttacgagACATAACTGATTCAAGATTAccatttggtggaaaaattatCGTATTCGGTGGAGATTTTCGTCAAGTCTTACCAGTGATTCGTAAAGGCACAAGACAAGAAGAAGTTAATGCCAGTTTAGCATCGTCATATTTGTGGTCCACTTTAACTAAGATTAGTTTGAGTGAAAATATGCGAGCAAGATTCGATCCAAACTTCTCAAATTATCTACTTCAGGTCGGAAATGGAACAACACCAATCACAATTGAGAATAAGATCAAAATTCCCAGTGAAATGCTCATTCCTTACAAAAACGATGTGGAGTCTTTAGATGATCTGATCGATGCAGTCTTCCAGGATATTGGCAGTTATTCAGAAAATTTATCCGAAATGACAAATCGAGCTATATTGACACCAAAGAACAACTCCGTCGATGAGATAAATACAATACTTATTCAAAGATTTCCTGGTACAGTTACACAATACTATAGCTTCGATGAAACAATTGATACATCAGAACAAGGCATCATGGAGGATTTCTTAAACACATTAACACCAAATGGACTTCCACCCCATGaattattactaaaaaaaaattgtcctatCATGTTACTCAGAAATGTCAATCCTTCAGAAGGTTTATGCAATGGAACACGTCTTATTTGTCGCAACTTTGAACGAAATATCATTGATGCTGAAATTGCAGTTGGTCACCACACCggaaaaagagttttcataCCAAGGATTCCTTTCTTGCCAAATGCAGAcgataatagtg CACTGTCAAGAGCCAAAACTTCTGCTTCAGTAAAAGTTCTTATAAGACCAGTATCAACTCATGATTGTGAAGAAgctgaaacaaataatattgtttatagaGAATTACTAACACTAGCATATCCATCATAA